aaaatggctgtcTGTTAGGCAGCCTGTTGCCTAAATTAACCTTTTGGAAGGCCCTTAACCTGCCGGGTTCCAGGAACCCTCTTTGGTTTTCCATTATAGCTCTGTGTTGGTGGAACCTGCTGGTCTTTTCTCTTACGTTAGAAGTTTCCTCCAACACAAACTGATCTGGTTTTGGAGCAAGAAAGtgatctgcagcagctctggcTGGAGCCTGTAGAGGACGCCTCAAAGCAGCATTCAGAAattcaaacatcaaacatgTCACATGCTTagagcctggggggggggggggggtcttgtgaCGGTTTGCCAAAAAATGACATCACTGTGACATCAGACATGTCACATGCTTAGAgcctggggtgggggtgggggcttgTGGCGGTTTGCCAAAAAATGACATCACTGTGACATCAGACATGTCACATGCTTGGAGCCtgtggggggttgggggtggggggtggtgcCTTGCCAAAAAATGACATCACTGTGACATCAGACATGTAACATGCTTGGAGCCTGTGGGGAGGTGGGGGCTTGTGGCGGTTTgacaaaaaatgacatcactGTGACATCAGACATGTCACATGCTTAGAGACAGTTACATGACATCAGACATGTACGCATCATCATCTTTAGTCCTTAAATAGACCCCAGAAAGCATTCTTTCTCATTGCCCGTTTGGTTTTACCAGTGAGCACACGTTCTGTTCCCCAGCTACTAGAAGCCTTGCATTCCCGTCAAGCGTCTTCCACTTCCACTGAGGAACacgcagttttttttctcatatcacaaaaaactgcatctattttacttttgacgaggacattttcaatattttcataACTCTAAAGAAAATCACTGAAAATGTTCTTACGCCGTCTCAGAGACTCTGGGGTTGAGGAGAGCTCCCTCAAACAGAATCTCTCTGATCTGGAAACTAAAGTCCAGGAAATCACTTCAATGACCAGCCAGCTGCAAACCCTCGCCGCTGAGCTGGAAGGCAAGAAAAGCCTCAGAGGAGCCTACGCTGGACTTTCCCAGGCAAAGAAATCAGCCTCCAAACTTGCCAAGCAGCTGGAAAAAGACTTGCAGCGTGTCACCAAGAAAATCCAGGCCCAAAAACCCCTGGAGGACCGTTGCaagaaacagcagcaaaaaattAATCTCCTGACTGAGAGCAATGCCAACCTCAAGGCAAATCTTCAGGAGCTCCAGATGAGAGTCTGGGATCCTGAAGAGTTGTCCAGTGAGTTAAAGAAAACCAAGCTCACAGCCAAAGCTCTAAGTCAGGAGAACCAAGAGCTGCAGAAAGAGGTTCAAAGGGTCCAAACCACCATCGTGGCTCTAGAACCTcaagaaaagctgctgaaagagactagagaccacctccaaacaCTGCAGGAGAAAAACCTTGATcttcagaaccagctgaaaaaCCTCCAGAGACATCATGAGGAGGAGGCAGCACTGAAACAACATTATGCCTCCATCCTGGACCAAACCAAGTTTCTGGAGGAGCAGAACTCCATCCTGGACTCTGAAATCCTTCATCTTACTCTGCAGTGTGAGGAGGCTAAACCATGGATTCAGCACTTCCACGAGGTCACCACTGACCTCCAGGGACTGAAACAAGCCAATTCTGAACTCATGGAAAAACGGGACCACCTTAAAAAGGAGCAGGAACAAGTctccaaaagaaaacaagagtaTCTCCAAGCAAAAACACATTCCCTTCATCTggaaaagcaaaaggaaaacatttctaaagaagTCAAAGACCTCCAGGAGAACCTTAAAAAAGAGCAAGGACAAGTCTTCcaattggaaaaacaacatttcaaagcaaaatctGAGGTTCTGAAATgggaaaaggaaaagacaaatatcatcaaAGAAATGGAAGAAATTCAGGAGAAACGGAAAAACCTGGCTGAAGGAAAAGACAAATTGGCTGCAATAAAAGCCAATCAGAGAACCGCCATCGACGAAAAGAAAGCGCTCACCTCCAAGCTAACGGCCCAAAGAGTGGCGCTCTACAAAGAAAAGGCAGGCTTCCGTGGAGACAATGGCTTTTCTGCTGACCTTCTGGAACACAAGTGCAAAGAGGAAACTGATCGCCTCCAGGCTCAGCAAGAACAAAATGCTGTTCTACAAGAAGTGCTTTTGGAGATCCAGAAAAAAGTTGAGAAAGACTCTGAAATGACTCTCCAGTTCTCCTCtctgaaagatgaaaaaaaggctCTGGAGAGAGAAGTCAACAGCCTCAAGCAAGCGATCATGATGCTGTCTCAGGAATATAAGGACTTCAGGCAGAAGGCTGAACACTTAGCTAGGATAGACAAAGCCTCAAAGTACGCAGAACAACCACCCAACGCTGTTTTGAGGCCCCCAAGAGCTCCAGCCAGAGCTGCCGTTCCTGTGTTGGAGGAACCTCCTGCCATGACAGAAAACACCAACAGGTTCCACCAACAAAGAGCTGCACTCAGAAACCATCAGGGTGCCGTACCAAAGAGGGTTCCAGGAACCCGGAGGGTCTAGGACATTCAAGAAGGCTAATTATGgggtggcagtggctcaggctcAGGGACGGCGGCTTGATCCCTGCTACCCCAGTCATACGCCCTAGTaaccttgggcaagacacttcaccctccctgcctccagtgtggaaccgctgttgtgtgtgtgtatgaatgtcccggtgatggtcagggGGGGCCGTTGGCGCGAattggcagccacacctctgtcagtctgccccaggaaAGCTGTGGCCCCATCAGTAGATACCATCAccaagagtgaatgaataatggacacattgtaagcactttcagcgtctggaaaagtgcaaaTTAATAtagtccattattattataattataatttaggccgtcctgatttaaaaaaaaatacaaaaattttttgtctttgaattaTTTTCTTGATTAACATTCTAACTGCTGACTGCTAATAGCCGATTGTGGGGCGTGAACTGATTGAAAAAGACGTAAATAAATTCCAGTTCAGCGTGTGAGCTTAATGTAAATTTGacataaagtaaagaaaatttgttttaataaatatagtgtgtatatgtgtgtgagtgGGAATATCTCACGTTCTGAGAATTCCAACCTAAAGCGGTTGTGGCTCAACTCC
The Oryzias latipes chromosome 13, ASM223467v1 DNA segment above includes these coding regions:
- the LOC111948508 gene encoding myosin heavy chain, cardiac muscle isoform-like, with protein sequence MFLRRLRDSGVEESSLKQNLSDLETKVQEITSMTSQLQTLAAELEGKKSLRGAYAGLSQAKKSASKLAKQLEKDLQRVTKKIQAQKPLEDRCKKQQQKINLLTESNANLKANLQELQMRVWDPEELSSELKKTKLTAKALSQENQELQKEVQRVQTTIVALEPQEKLLKETRDHLQTLQEKNLDLQNQLKNLQRHHEEEAALKQHYASILDQTKFLEEQNSILDSEILHLTLQCEEAKPWIQHFHEVTTDLQGLKQANSELMEKRDHLKKEQEQVSKRKQEYLQAKTHSLHLEKQKENISKEVKDLQENLKKEQGQVFQLEKQHFKAKSEVLKWEKEKTNIIKEMEEIQEKRKNLAEGKDKLAAIKANQRTAIDEKKALTSKLTAQRVALYKEKAGFRGDNGFSADLLEHKCKEETDRLQAQQEQNAVLQEVLLEIQKKVEKDSEMTLQFSSLKDEKKALEREVNSLKQAIMMLSQEYKDFRQKAEHLARIDKASKYAEQPPNAVLRPPRAPARAAVPVLEEPPAMTENTNRFHQQRAALRNHQGAVPKRVPGTRRV